The following proteins come from a genomic window of Meles meles chromosome 1, mMelMel3.1 paternal haplotype, whole genome shotgun sequence:
- the HECTD3 gene encoding E3 ubiquitin-protein ligase HECTD3 isoform X2, translating into MAGPGPGAALESPRQLLGRVRFLAEAAQSLRAGRPLPAALAFVPREVLYKLYKDPAGPSRVLLPVWEAEGLGLRVGAAGSAPGTGSGPLRAARDSIELRRGACVRTTGEELCNGQGLWVKLTKEQLAEHLGDCGLNEGWLLVCRPAEGGARLVPIDTPDHLQRQQQLFGVDYRPVLRWEQVVDLTYSHRLGSRPQPAEAYTEAVQRLLYVPPTWTYECDEDLIHFLYDHLGKEDENLGSVKQYVESIDVSSYTEEFNVSCLTDSNADTYWESDGSQCQHWVRLTMKKGTIVKKLLLTVDTTDDNFMPKRVVIYGGEGDNLKKLSDVSIDETLIGDVCVLEDMTVHLPVIEIRIVECRDDGIDVRLRGIKIKSSRQRELGLNADLFQPTSLVRYPRLEGTDPEILYRRAVLLQRFIKILDSVLHHLVPAWDHTLGTFSEIKRPGLVAQCLRDSESSKPSFMPRLYINRRLAMEHRACPLRDPACKNAVFTQVYEGLKPSDKYEKPLDYRWPMRYDQWWECKFIAEGIIDQGGGFRDSLADMSEELCPSSADTPVPLPFFVRTANQGNGTGEARDMYVPNPSCRDFAKYEWIGQLMGAALRGKEFLVLALPGFVWKQLSGEEVSWSKDFPAVDSVLVKLLEVMEGMDKETFEFKFGKELTFTTVLSDQQVVELIPGGAGIVVGYEDRSRFIQLVQKTRLEESKEQVAAMQAGLLKVVPQAVLDLLTWQELEKKVCGDPEVTVDALRKLTRFEDFEPSDTRVQYFWEALNNFTNEDRSRFLRFVTGRSRLPARIYIYPDKLGYETTDALPESSTCSSTLFLPHYASAKVCEEKLRYAAYNCVAIDTDMSPWEE; encoded by the exons AtggcaggcccaggcccgggcgcGGCTCTAGAGTCCCCGCGGCAGTTGCTGGGCCGCGTGCGCTTCCTGGCAGAGGCAGCGCAGAGTCTCCGCGCTGGACGGCCACTGCCGGCGGCGCTGGCCTTCGTGCCTCGCGAGGTGCTCTACAAGCTTTACAAGGACCCGGCGGGTCCGTCGCGCGTGTTGCTGCCCGTGTGGGAAGCGGAGGGCCTGGGGCTGCGTGTGGGAGCGGCGGGCTCCGCCCCTGGTACCGGCTCCGGGCCCCTCCGTGCGGCCCGAGACAGCATTGAGCTCCGGCGCGGCGCCTGCGTGCGAACTACCGGCGAGGAACTGTGCAACGGCCAGGGGCTCTGGGTGAAGCTGACCAAG gagcagctggcagaACACCTGGGCGACTGCGGGCTGAACGAAGGCTGGCTGCTGGTGTGCCGACCGGCGGAGGGCGGGGCCCGCCTCGTACCCATCGACACTCCAGACCACCTCCAGCGGCAGCAGCAGCTCTTCGGTGTGGACTACCGACCGGTGCTCAG atgggaacaggtggtggaccTGACATACTCTCATCGCCTTGGATCAAGGCCCCAGCCAGCCGAGGCATACACGGAAGCTGTACAGAGATTACT CTATGTGCCCCCGACGTGGACCTACGAGTGCGACGAGGACCTGATCCACTTCTTGTACGACCACCTGGGCAAGGAGGATGAGAACCTGGGTAGCGTGAAGCAGTATGTGGAGAGCATAGACGTTTCCTCCTACACG gaggAGTTCAATGTGTCCTGCCTGACAGACAGCAATGCAGACACCTACTGGGAGAGCGATGGGTCCCAGTGCCAGCACTGGGTACGGCTTACTATGAAAAAGGGCACCATTGTCAA GAAGCTACTGCTCACAGTGGATACCACAGATGACAACTTTATGCCTAAGCGAGTAGTGATCTATGGGGGCGAAGGGGACAACCTGAAGAAGCTGAGTGACGTGAGCATTGATGA GACCCTGATCGGGGATGTGTGTGTCCTGGAGGACATGACCGTTCACCTCCCAGTCATCGAGATCCGCATCGTCGAGTGCCGAG ATGATGGGATTGATGTGCGTCTTCGAGGGATCAAGATCAAGTCGTCTAGACAGCGGGAACTAGGGTTGAATGCAGACCTGTTCCAGCCGACCAGTCTGGTGCGATACCCACGTCTGGAAGGCACGGACCCTGAAATTCTATACCGCAGAGCTGTTCTCCTGCAAAG ATTCATAAAGATCCTGGACAGTGTCCTGCACCACCTGGTACCTGCCTGGGACCACACGCTGGGTACCTTCAGTGAGATTAAG AGGCCAGGCCTGGTGGCCCAGTGCCTGCGGGACTCGGAAAGCAGCAAGCCCAGCTTCATGCCACGCCTGTACATCAACCGGCGCCTCGCCATGGAGCACCGTGCCTGCCCCTTAAGGGACCCTGCCTGCAAGAATGCGGTCTTCACCCAG GTTTATGAAGGCCTCAAGCCCTCTGACAAGTACGAAAAGCCCTTGGACTACAG GTGGCCCATGCGCTATGACCagtggtgggagtgtaaattcaTTGCAGAAGGCATCATTGACCAAG GGGGTGGTTTTCGGGATAGCCTGGCAGACATGTCAGAAGAGTTGTGCCCTAGCTCAGCAGACACccctgtgcctctgcccttctttgTGCGCACAGCCAACCAG GGCAATGGCACTGGGGAGGCCCGGGACATGTATGTGCCCAACCCCTCCTGCCGAGATTTTGCCAAATACGAGTGGATCGGACAGCTGATGGGGGCTGCCCTGCGGGGTAAGGAGTTCCTG GTCCTGGCTCTGCCCGGTTTTGTGTGGAAGCAGCTGTCTGGGGAGGAGGTGAGCTGGAGCAAGGATTTCCCAGCTGTGGACTCCGTGCTG GTGAAGCTCTTGGAAGTGATGGAAGGAATGGACAAAGAGACATTTGAGTTCAAATTTGGAAAGGAGCTAACATTCACCACCGTATTGAGTGACCAGCAAGTAGTAGAGTTGATCCCCGGGGGTGCAGGCATCGTGGTGGGATATGAGGACCGTTCCCGCTTCATCCAACTGGTGCAGAAGACCCGGCTAGAAGAGAGCAAGGAGCAG gtGGCAGCCATGCAGGCGGGGCTGCTGAAGGTGGTGCCGCAGGCTGTGCTGGACTTGCTGACCTGGCAGGAACTGGAGAAGAAAGTGTGCGGGGACCCAGAGGTCACTGTGGACGCTCTGCGCAAGCTCA CCCGGTTTGAGGACTTCGAGCCATCTGACACTCGGGTGCAGTACTTCTGGGAGGCGCTGAACAATTTCACCAACG AGGATCGGAGCCGCTTCCTGCGCTTTGTCACTGGCCGCAGCCGGCTGCCTGCGCGGATCTACATCTACCCGGACAAACTGGG CTACGAAACCACAGACGCACTGCCGGAGTCTTCCACGTGTTCCAGCACCCTCTTCCTACCACACTACGCCAG TGCCAAGGTGTGCGAGGAGAAGCTCCGCTATGCCGCGTACAACTGCGTGGCTATTGACACCGACATGAGCCCTTGGGAAGAGTGA
- the HECTD3 gene encoding E3 ubiquitin-protein ligase HECTD3 isoform X1, whose product MAGPGPGAALESPRQLLGRVRFLAEAAQSLRAGRPLPAALAFVPREVLYKLYKDPAGPSRVLLPVWEAEGLGLRVGAAGSAPGTGSGPLRAARDSIELRRGACVRTTGEELCNGQGLWVKLTKEQLAEHLGDCGLNEGWLLVCRPAEGGARLVPIDTPDHLQRQQQLFGVDYRPVLRWEQVVDLTYSHRLGSRPQPAEAYTEAVQRLLYVPPTWTYECDEDLIHFLYDHLGKEDENLGSVKQYVESIDVSSYTEEFNVSCLTDSNADTYWESDGSQCQHWVRLTMKKGTIVKKLLLTVDTTDDNFMPKRVVIYGGEGDNLKKLSDVSIDETLIGDVCVLEDMTVHLPVIEIRIVECRDDGIDVRLRGIKIKSSRQRELGLNADLFQPTSLVRYPRLEGTDPEILYRRAVLLQRFIKILDSVLHHLVPAWDHTLGTFSEIKQVKQFLLLSRQRPGLVAQCLRDSESSKPSFMPRLYINRRLAMEHRACPLRDPACKNAVFTQVYEGLKPSDKYEKPLDYRWPMRYDQWWECKFIAEGIIDQGGGFRDSLADMSEELCPSSADTPVPLPFFVRTANQGNGTGEARDMYVPNPSCRDFAKYEWIGQLMGAALRGKEFLVLALPGFVWKQLSGEEVSWSKDFPAVDSVLVKLLEVMEGMDKETFEFKFGKELTFTTVLSDQQVVELIPGGAGIVVGYEDRSRFIQLVQKTRLEESKEQVAAMQAGLLKVVPQAVLDLLTWQELEKKVCGDPEVTVDALRKLTRFEDFEPSDTRVQYFWEALNNFTNEDRSRFLRFVTGRSRLPARIYIYPDKLGYETTDALPESSTCSSTLFLPHYASAKVCEEKLRYAAYNCVAIDTDMSPWEE is encoded by the exons AtggcaggcccaggcccgggcgcGGCTCTAGAGTCCCCGCGGCAGTTGCTGGGCCGCGTGCGCTTCCTGGCAGAGGCAGCGCAGAGTCTCCGCGCTGGACGGCCACTGCCGGCGGCGCTGGCCTTCGTGCCTCGCGAGGTGCTCTACAAGCTTTACAAGGACCCGGCGGGTCCGTCGCGCGTGTTGCTGCCCGTGTGGGAAGCGGAGGGCCTGGGGCTGCGTGTGGGAGCGGCGGGCTCCGCCCCTGGTACCGGCTCCGGGCCCCTCCGTGCGGCCCGAGACAGCATTGAGCTCCGGCGCGGCGCCTGCGTGCGAACTACCGGCGAGGAACTGTGCAACGGCCAGGGGCTCTGGGTGAAGCTGACCAAG gagcagctggcagaACACCTGGGCGACTGCGGGCTGAACGAAGGCTGGCTGCTGGTGTGCCGACCGGCGGAGGGCGGGGCCCGCCTCGTACCCATCGACACTCCAGACCACCTCCAGCGGCAGCAGCAGCTCTTCGGTGTGGACTACCGACCGGTGCTCAG atgggaacaggtggtggaccTGACATACTCTCATCGCCTTGGATCAAGGCCCCAGCCAGCCGAGGCATACACGGAAGCTGTACAGAGATTACT CTATGTGCCCCCGACGTGGACCTACGAGTGCGACGAGGACCTGATCCACTTCTTGTACGACCACCTGGGCAAGGAGGATGAGAACCTGGGTAGCGTGAAGCAGTATGTGGAGAGCATAGACGTTTCCTCCTACACG gaggAGTTCAATGTGTCCTGCCTGACAGACAGCAATGCAGACACCTACTGGGAGAGCGATGGGTCCCAGTGCCAGCACTGGGTACGGCTTACTATGAAAAAGGGCACCATTGTCAA GAAGCTACTGCTCACAGTGGATACCACAGATGACAACTTTATGCCTAAGCGAGTAGTGATCTATGGGGGCGAAGGGGACAACCTGAAGAAGCTGAGTGACGTGAGCATTGATGA GACCCTGATCGGGGATGTGTGTGTCCTGGAGGACATGACCGTTCACCTCCCAGTCATCGAGATCCGCATCGTCGAGTGCCGAG ATGATGGGATTGATGTGCGTCTTCGAGGGATCAAGATCAAGTCGTCTAGACAGCGGGAACTAGGGTTGAATGCAGACCTGTTCCAGCCGACCAGTCTGGTGCGATACCCACGTCTGGAAGGCACGGACCCTGAAATTCTATACCGCAGAGCTGTTCTCCTGCAAAG ATTCATAAAGATCCTGGACAGTGTCCTGCACCACCTGGTACCTGCCTGGGACCACACGCTGGGTACCTTCAGTGAGATTAAG CAAGTGAAGCAATTCCTGCTGCTGTCACGCCAGAGGCCAGGCCTGGTGGCCCAGTGCCTGCGGGACTCGGAAAGCAGCAAGCCCAGCTTCATGCCACGCCTGTACATCAACCGGCGCCTCGCCATGGAGCACCGTGCCTGCCCCTTAAGGGACCCTGCCTGCAAGAATGCGGTCTTCACCCAG GTTTATGAAGGCCTCAAGCCCTCTGACAAGTACGAAAAGCCCTTGGACTACAG GTGGCCCATGCGCTATGACCagtggtgggagtgtaaattcaTTGCAGAAGGCATCATTGACCAAG GGGGTGGTTTTCGGGATAGCCTGGCAGACATGTCAGAAGAGTTGTGCCCTAGCTCAGCAGACACccctgtgcctctgcccttctttgTGCGCACAGCCAACCAG GGCAATGGCACTGGGGAGGCCCGGGACATGTATGTGCCCAACCCCTCCTGCCGAGATTTTGCCAAATACGAGTGGATCGGACAGCTGATGGGGGCTGCCCTGCGGGGTAAGGAGTTCCTG GTCCTGGCTCTGCCCGGTTTTGTGTGGAAGCAGCTGTCTGGGGAGGAGGTGAGCTGGAGCAAGGATTTCCCAGCTGTGGACTCCGTGCTG GTGAAGCTCTTGGAAGTGATGGAAGGAATGGACAAAGAGACATTTGAGTTCAAATTTGGAAAGGAGCTAACATTCACCACCGTATTGAGTGACCAGCAAGTAGTAGAGTTGATCCCCGGGGGTGCAGGCATCGTGGTGGGATATGAGGACCGTTCCCGCTTCATCCAACTGGTGCAGAAGACCCGGCTAGAAGAGAGCAAGGAGCAG gtGGCAGCCATGCAGGCGGGGCTGCTGAAGGTGGTGCCGCAGGCTGTGCTGGACTTGCTGACCTGGCAGGAACTGGAGAAGAAAGTGTGCGGGGACCCAGAGGTCACTGTGGACGCTCTGCGCAAGCTCA CCCGGTTTGAGGACTTCGAGCCATCTGACACTCGGGTGCAGTACTTCTGGGAGGCGCTGAACAATTTCACCAACG AGGATCGGAGCCGCTTCCTGCGCTTTGTCACTGGCCGCAGCCGGCTGCCTGCGCGGATCTACATCTACCCGGACAAACTGGG CTACGAAACCACAGACGCACTGCCGGAGTCTTCCACGTGTTCCAGCACCCTCTTCCTACCACACTACGCCAG TGCCAAGGTGTGCGAGGAGAAGCTCCGCTATGCCGCGTACAACTGCGTGGCTATTGACACCGACATGAGCCCTTGGGAAGAGTGA